A single region of the Ptychodera flava strain L36383 chromosome 9, AS_Pfla_20210202, whole genome shotgun sequence genome encodes:
- the LOC139140060 gene encoding alpha-amylase 2-like — MRFSLICVLLWATTAYCQWNTNMKGNREVMVHLFEWKWSDVAKECENFLGPELYGGVQVSPPSEHREVWNPHRPWWERYQPVSYQLISRSGDRNAFIDMVNRCNAKDVLIYPDLVINHMTGDGVNGVGSGGSSFNTRNSARDFPGVPYSRPDFNDDICDRNIGDYNNEWEVRNCRLLGLVDLKLSKSYVRDKVVDFANDMINIGVAGFRVDACKHMWPDELKEIYDRFNNLKTPTFPSGSRPFIVQEVIDQGGEPIKATDYTHLGRVTEFNYGLELSNCFLGYNQLRWLANWGEPWGLLNRNDALAFIDNHDNQRGHGGGGEILTHKQAREYKMAVEFMLAHDYSVPRVMSSYYFTDTEAGPPSNPDGSTKDVVCFGEWVCEHRWRQIAAMVWFRRAAFGTGVDNWWDNGENGGNNQIAFSRGTKAFIAINGDSWTMNASINTGLPGGSYCNLIVADYNSGSRSCTDVQQNGTPHIVTVSGNGWASINIPANSDPVVAIHVEATL, encoded by the exons ATGAGGTTCTCTCTGATTTGCGTGTTGCTGTGGGCAACCACTGCTTACTGCCAATGGAACACCAACATGAAAGGCAACCGTGAGGTTATGGTCCATTTATTTGAGTGGAAGTGGTCGGATGTCGCTAAAGAATGTGAAAA TTTCTTGGGTCCTGAACTCTACGGTGGTGTACAGGTATCTCCCCCAAGCGAACACCGCGAGGTATGGAATCCACACCGGCCATGGTGGGAGAGATACCAACCCGTCAGTTACCAGTTGATCAGTAGAAGTGGTGATAGAAATGCCTTCATTGACATGGTCAACAGATGCAACGCTAAAGATGTTCTTATTTACCCAGATTTGGTCATTAATCACATGACCGGCGACGGAG TTAATGGAGTTGGTTCAGGAGGAAGCTCCTTTAATACTAGAAACTCAGCCCGTGATTTTCCAGGCGTACCGTATTCACGCCCGGATTTCAATGACGATATCTGCGACCGAAATATTGGTGACTACAATAACGAATGGGAGGTCCGCAACTGTCGTCTGCTCGGCCTTGTCGATTTGAAGTTGTCCAAGAGCTACGTACGGGACAAAGTCGTTGACTTTGCCAACGACATGATAAACATCGGTGTGGCTGGTTTCCGCGTGGATGCATGTAAACATATGTGGCCCGATGAGTTGAAAGAGATCTACGACCGATTTAACAATCTGAAAACACCTACCTTCCCGAGTGGAAGCAGGCCGTTTATCGTACAAGAAGTCATCGATCAAGGTGGAGAGCCAATCAAAGCTACTGATTACACACACCTTGGACGAGTGACTGAGTTCAATTACGGTCTGGAGTTGAGCAACTGCTTCTTGGGTTATAACCAATTGAGATGGTTGGCGAACTGGGGTGAACCATGGGGTTTACTGAATCGTAACGATGCACTTGCTTTCATCGACAACCATGACAACCAGCGTGGCCATGGAGGAGGGGGTGAAATCCTTACTCACAAACAAGCAAGAGAATACAAGATGGCAGTAGAATTCATGTTGGCACACGATTACAGCGTTCCTCGCGTGATGAGCAGCTACTACTTCACAGACACTGAAGCTGGCCCGCCTTCCAATCCAGATGGATCCaccaaagatgtcgtctgcttTGGTGAATGGGTGTGCGAACACCGATGGCGACAGATCGCTGCAATGGTTTGGTTCCGTAGGGCTGCCTTCGGCACGGGAGTTGACAACTGGTGGGATAATGGGGAAAATGGCGGTAATAACCAGATAGCTTTCTCTCGTGGTACCAAGGCGTTCATTGCTATAAACGGAGACAGCTGGACTATGAATGCCTCAATCAACACAGGTTTGCCCGGTGGCAGCTACTGCAATCTGATTGTGGCCGACTACAACTCTGGTTCAAGATCGTGCACTGACGTACAACAGAACGGCACCCCTCACATCGTTACGGTCTCCGGCAACGGGTGGGCATCAATCAATATCCCAGCCAATAGCGATCCAGTGGTTGCTATTCACGTTGAAGCCACTCTTTAA